The following are encoded in a window of Drosophila simulans strain w501 chromosome 3L, Prin_Dsim_3.1, whole genome shotgun sequence genomic DNA:
- the LOC6737220 gene encoding helicase SEN1 isoform X3 — protein MSQAVIREMKAEMHVSDGEEDFLLTNGMGNLAEGSPSNQAYDDIVYISDSDDEELYDKVADWSKLLSQKVVPDVMEMSQTYPVENEQEDSDSDLDNGAKKTKRTLRILSSSDDDSADEDQTKQKGCRSKSKSLHDHVVRQADSTTPDPPAVRKLSVPSKKDNAAGKVSSTADVEKRERAKLKSCLKSPTSVDDMKNIADTKSCSVRQCQQTVAIRNEIANVCPQKIETNKSRKRNVHSATSRDELATTSKEIKDAPKTKMEPPKKKLRNRSKSCYVDRPVELDEPKTKNKVPLKEKYESVDNSLEELIVTLEAPAMLKTPTTSKTKDAGKKAKQTRGRRKTIHSRDEIRSLTAEAEENKKISPAGQTNEEINIPTKSPLKRSARLLNRSKSCYMDRPVISEAADPAKKVIKGDTTDNVLNFVDVRQTRGPAVIEAPSLPKNRGKLRGVSAEVKVKDRVLDRQRFIDYQAEMNAKWKQKPKDKKKEDEKLKECRREALKKLSEKPKENTHSSTTIKRKKPTNVPTVQNSNRGAFLTKGVDGPAPKLAKTDNAKPPAKKPDPKQPPTIKTFSQQLQAADEAILHPQPQCSRPVERKEAELARNQRTCNKVTFAEMELYHQKAEESKKLQKKLRKVHFNDDVKVHCIERVKGASSKVQGRKECIKLRLSSYRERREWIRRENKPVNDIRQHSRSILKWANQWLKHGSVNAASEQDVLVPIPQEFDSFKNYREIFVPLMKLELLSTIERDYKINNKNTFSVGLINVDMQDGCYRLVTRVNSKPFGKFVLYTLYCCGMLNETFANLVELKCVSGNVFDLTFEILKEDISEEKLKNIRQLTARPVVDSLRVELGALSAVHQLRSSPLCRRILKPTQAVNEVSLPKQPFTFKGCHKLNEHQESIVLQTYQRIIDDIQPSLTLIQGPPGTGKSKVISELCLQTMYGNAAKTLDRKILICAHSNTAVDHIVGLLGSVLRVMNHDQFHLLRFGMHEKMSPYSRPFSLEAHFSRAKEQKLKRVSKENAEILKKQHIDLKGEIQQLKEKTNLTSTYLLQQLHQKEKKLQLISNQLSPPLTQREEFEISQMCVTRANIICTTLSSCVKLANYVDFFDICIVDEATQCTEPWTLLPMRFGLTHMVLVGDMQQLPAVVLSKKAIDFGLSNSMFDRIQRSLQTQLDKPGSYQLTHTKLFKLSMQYRMHPEICRWPNKYFYEDQLINAESTARFASPFIPYCVINLKYTRDSNGAQNKSISNNEEAAFVAKLLTEMDKHMPSKRFSYGIISPYQNQCYALSQVIPSHMNITPQTVDSYQGLEKDVIIISNARTRGCGFLTNYQRLNVALTRPRRCLVICGNFEDLKSVEMWRNLLDDARKRKVYFNLDRDNVNDLERSLIKKMMVNSINLI, from the exons ATGTCTCAGGCAGTGATCAGGGAAATGAAAGCCGAAATGCACGTAAGTGATGGCGAAGAAGACTTCTTGCTGACCAATGGCATGGGGAATTTGGCTGAAGGTTCTCCATCGAACCAAGCTTACGACGACATCGTCTACATCAGCGATTCCGATGACGAGGAGCTGTACGATAAGGTGGCGGATTGGTCAAAGCTGCTGAGCCAAAAGGTGGTACCAGACGTCATGGAAATGTCGCAGACCTATCCGGTAGAGAATGAACAGGAAGATTCAGACTCAGACCTAGACAATGGagcgaaaaaaacaaaaaggacgCTGCGCATCTTATCCTCCAGTGACGACGACTCTGCAGACGAAgatcaaacaaaacaaaagggaTGCCGTTCCAAATCGAAATCTCTACACGACCATGTTGTGCGGCAGG CCGACAGCACGACTCCGGATCCTCCAGCTGTTCGTAAATTATCCGTCCCATCCAAAAAAGACAATGCTGCAGGCAAAGTCAGTTCCACTGCTGATGTCgaaaagagagaaagagcTAAGCTTAAGTCCTGCTTAAAGAGCCCGACATCAGTAGATGACATGAAAAATATTGCAGATACAAAAAGTTGCTCAGTCCGTCAGTGCCAGCAAACAGTTGCAATCCGAAATGAAATAGCTAATGTCTGCCCGCAAAAAATTGAGACTAACAAATCCCGCAAGCGAAACGTCCACTCGGCCACTTCTCGGGATGAGTTAGCTACCACTTCAAAAGAAATCAAAGATGCTCCTAAAACTAAAATGGAACCTCCTAAAAAAAAGCTGCGAAACCGTTCAAAATCCTGTTATGTGGATAGGCCTGTGGAATTGGAtgaacccaaaaccaaaaataaagtgCCTCTTAAGGAGAAATATGAAAGCGTTGATAATAGTCTCGAAGAACTGATAGTAACCCTGGAGGCTCCGGCAATGTTAAAGACACCTACTACATCTAAAACCAAAGATGCtggaaaaaaagcaaagcagaCTCGCGGCAGACGAAAGACAATACACAGCCGGGATGAAATAAGATCCTTAACAGCTGAGgctgaagaaaataaaaagatttcaCCAGCAGGACAGACCAACGAAGAAATCAATATTCCAACTAAAAGTCCTCTTAAAAGGAGTGCGCGACTGCTCAACCGATCCAAATCGTGTTATATGGATCGACCGGTGATCTCGGAAGCCGCAGATCCTGCCAAAAAGGTGATCAAGGGCGACACTACCGACAACGTTCTAAACTTTGTTGATGTGAGACAGACACGCGGCCCCGCTGTGATTGAGGCTCCATCCTTACCAAAAAATCGCGGTAAGCTACGAGGGGTCTCGGCGGAGGTGAAAGTTAAAGATAGGGTGCTGGATCGCCAGCGTTTCATTGACTATCAAGCCGAAATGAACGCTAAATGGAAGCAGAAACCCAAAGATAAGAAAAAAGAAGACGAAAAGCTAAAAGAGTGCCGCCGCGAAGCCCTCAAGAAGCTGTCTGAAAAACCAAAGGAAAATACTCATAGCTCAACAACCATTAAGAGAAAGAAACCTACAAATGTTCCCACCGTTCAAAACTCCAACCGTGGCGCATTTTTAACAAAAGGAGTGGATGGCCCAGCCCCAAAACTGGCAAAGACGGATAACGCTAAGCCACCGGCAAAGAAACCAGATCCCAAACAACCACCCACTATCAAAACATTCTCACAGCAGCTCCAAGCAGCTGATGAAGCTATTCTTCATCCGCAGCCACAGTGCTCTCGTCCAGTGGAGCGGAAAGAAGCAGAGCTGGCGAGGAATCAGCGCACTTGCAACAAAGTTACCTTTGCCGAAATGGAGCTTTACCATCAAAAAGCCGAAGAATCAAAGAAGCTACAAAAGAAACTCCGTAAGGTCCATTTCAACGATGATGTGAAGGTACACTGCATCGAAAGGGTCAAGGGAGCTAGTTCTAAGGTTCAGGGACGCAAGGAGTGCATAAAGCTCCGCCTCAGCTCCTACCGCGAACGCCGCGAATGGATTCGAAGGGAAAATAAACCAGTGAACGACATACGCCAGCACTCTCGGAGTATCCTAAAGTGGGCTAACCAATGGCTAAAGCATGGCAGCGTAAATGCGGCTTCTGAACAAGATGTCCTAGTGCCCATTCCACAAGAATTCGATAGCTTTAAAAACTATAGAGA GATATTTGTGCCCTTaatgaagctggagctgcttTCCACCATCGAAAGAGACTATAAAATTAACAATAAGAACACTTTTTCGGTCGGCTTAATAAACGTTGATATGCAGGATGGTTGCTACCGTTTGGTTACCAGAG TCAATAGCAAACCATTCGGAAAATTCGTCCTTTATACCCTTTACTGTTGTGGCATGCTAAACGAGACCTTTGCCAATCTGGTGGAGCTTAAGTGTGTCTCAG GCAACGTATTCGACTTAACATTTGAGATCCTGAAAGAAGATATATCCGAGGAGAAGCTCAAAAACATTAGGCAGTTGACTGCACGGCCAGTAGTGGACAGCTTAAGGGTTGAGCTTGGGGCTTTGAGTGCCGTCCACCAGCTCCGTAGCTCCCCGCTCTGCCGCCGCATCTTGAAGCCTACGCAAGCAGTCAATGAGGTTTCACTGCCTAAGCAGCCGTTTACGTTCAAGGGCTGCCACAAGTTAAACGAACACCAGGAGAGCATTGTCCTGCAGACATATCAACGAATTATTGACGACATTCAGCCGAGTCTCACTCTGATCCAGGGTCCCCCCGGGACCGGAAAGTCGAAGGTTATTTCGGAGCTATGTCTGCAGACTATGTACGGCAATGCTGCCAAAACGCTGGACCGCAAAATATTGATTTGCGCACACTCGAATACAGCAGTAGATCATATTGTTGGGCTGCTAGGTTCAGTTTTGCGTGTGATGAACCACGACCAATTCCACCTACTGCGTTTTGGAATGCACGAGAAGATGAGTCCATACTCTCGTCCTTTTTCGTTGGAGGCGCATTTCAGCAGGGCCAAAGAGCAGAAGTTGAAGCGCGTCAGCAAAGAGAATGCGGAAATTCTAAAAAAGCAGCATATTGATCTTAAGGGTGAGATTCAGCAACTGAAGGAGAAAACGAATCTCACGTCCACGTATCTCTTGCAACAGTTgcaccaaaaagaaaaaaaattgcagCTGATAAGTAACCAACTGAGTCCGCCGCTGACGCAGCGCGAGGAGTTTGAAATCTCGCAGATGTGTGTGACCAGGGCGAACATCATCTGCACAACGCTTTCCTCCTGTGTGAAACTGGCAAACTATGTAGATTTCTTTGACATATGCATCGTCGACGAGGCCACACAGTGCACAGAGCCCTGGACTCTACTGCCAATGCGATTTGGATTGACGCATATGGTCTTGGTTGGCGACATGCAGCAACTTCCAGCTGTGGTGCTGTCGAAGAAGGCCATAGACTTTGGCCTTTCTAATTCGATGTTTGATCGGATTCAGCGAAGCCTGCAGACACAGCTTGATAAGCCGGGAAGTTATCAGTTAACGCATACGAAACTATTTAAGCTGAGCATGCAGTATCGCATGCATCCAGAGATCTGTCGATGGCCCAACAAGTATTTCTACGAGGATCAGTTGATAAACGCCGAGTCTACTGCTCGTTTCGCCTCACCGTTCATTCCATACTGCgttattaatttaaagtacACTCGAGACAGCAATGGCGCCCAAAACAAGAGTATCAGCAATAACGAGGAGGCTGCTTTTGTGGCCAAACTTCTGACAGAAATGGACAAACATATGCCTAGCAAGCGATTTAGCTATGGCATAATTTCGCCATACCAAAACCAGTGTTACGCGCTAAGCCAGGTGATTCCAAGTCACATGAATATCACTCCTCAGACTGTGGACTCGTATCAAGGATTGGAAAAGGATGTGATCATAATTTCAAATGCCAGGACACGCGGCTGTGGCTTTCTAACGAACTATCAGAGACTCAATGTGGCGCTGACCAGACCGCGTCGTTGTCTAGTCATATGTGGCAATTTTGAAGATCTAAAA TCTGTGGAAATGTGGCGTAACCTTCTCGATGATGCTCGCAAGAGGAAAGTTTACTTCAATTTGGACCGCGATAATGTGAACGACCTAGAGCGTTCCTTAATCAAAAAGATGATGGTGAATTCTATCAACTTGATTTAG